From the Papaver somniferum cultivar HN1 chromosome 2, ASM357369v1, whole genome shotgun sequence genome, the window AATGAATCATTTCACCTTGTCTCAGAGCAACCATATCAGCACATGAACTTAAAACATTGCTTATAGAAAAATTGTCTAGTTTGTGACCTTCCTCCTGCATTTTGTTGAAGAACTTGATTGCATTTTCACAATCACCTAACCGTGTATGACCAGATATCATCTCAGTCCAAGTAATTACGTCCTTTGTCGGCATCGCTGAAAAAAGTCGTTGAGCGGAGCGTGCTTCTTCATTCTTGAAATACATATAAATTAATGTGCTTCCTACAAAAACACTACTCTCGAATCCAAGTTTCTGAACTTGAGCATGGAGAGGTTTCCCATAATAGGAGGCTGGCAAGTCTCCAGTTCCAGAGATAACAGCTGCAAGAGTATACTCATTTGGTTTTCTGTAAGATATTCGGTGTAATTGTATGAACAAAGAAACAGCCATATTACCATCTCCATTCTCTGAATACCCAGATATCATCGAGTTCCAAGAAACCATATCTGGTTTCTCCATGTATTTGAAAAGGCATAATGCAGTCTCCATATAACCACACTTGCAGTACATATCAAGGAGTGCATTTTCCAAAGGAACATCAGCTGATAAATCACAAACAATTACTTGAGCATGAATAATTTTCCCACTGACATGATCTCCCAACTTCCCACAACCATTCAACAGCATAGAATAAGTAAACAGTGTCGGCTTTGAACCCGTACCTACCATTTTGCAAAACATTTGAACCCCTTCCTTGAGCTTGTCATTCTTCATACACGCAAAGATCATTGAATTCCACGCAATGGAATCTCTATCAGCCATACCTCCAAAAACCTTGGCAGCAGATTCCAGGTTACCACAATGTGAGTACATTCCAAGTAACGATGTCTGAACCCGGACAtcttcaacaaaaccaaatttgatTACTTGACAATGCACTTTAGACCCTACCAATTGATCTTCAAGAGCGTAACATGCTCCAAGTAAGCTTGTAAAGGTCGAATTGTTCGGTCTAAAACCTAGAGTTCTCATTTCTGAAAGAACCCGAAATGCAAACAAAGCGTCATTTGGAGATCCAGAATACGCTGTGATTAACGCATTAAAGCTAATAATATTTCTTTGAGGCATTCCATCGAATACAAGTTGGGAGTCTCGAAGAGAACCACATTTCGAGTACATAGATATGAGATTATTACGAAGGAATGGTGTATACAGTGAAATAGTCATTGACATGGAGGTAAGGAGTAAGGCATGAAGTTGGCGGGCTTTTCTTATTGAAGTAATTGATATACATTTTTTGATCAAAGCTTCGTACAAGAACATAGACAGGTATTGTTcgaaaaataaaactaaatttTTAGAACCAGATTCCAAGTATAATCTAATAGTGAAACCGAAAGTAAAAGGGATTTACAAAATCAGAATAACAAAGGTGCCAAATAAAAAAAACGCTAAAACTCGATAATACCGCTAAAAGCAAAAGAACCCctaaatatttttttgtttttttcctgcCTTTTAAGCAAACCTGATTTATTAAACTTTTTGGTTAATTTGCGTTACCTTACATgccgaagatcataatttgaattACCTCCCCTACACAAATAAAATTAGTGAAACCTCCCCTCATTACATTTTCCGTCCAAGACTGTTATCCGGGTCAGTAAATTTGTACAGGTGGACCATTTTTTACACGTGGATGTTTGACTTTTCCAAAATGTCTCGCCAGATTGTCCACCGCCGGACCCGACGAACGTGTACATGAATTCTAGTAATGAGCGACGTTGCAGACGAGATTCACCATCTCCTGCGGTTCAGGCCTTTTGTCGAACATCAGATGCACCTGAAGCTGGTAAAACAGAGACACCCATTTTGTTGTTTTACTGAGTTCTCTTTAACCTGCAAGATGTATTCTTCCGGTACTGATGTGaaacaccaaaatcaaaatcaagcaAACTAAAATCACAAATCCGAATTACTTCAATCGGAAATTCAATACATTCACCACAATCCATTACAAAGCCAATTTAGATCCTTTAcggccaaaagaaaaaaaaaacaccaagccTTAAAAATCATTAATCGAAACATAATTATTCAAATTAAACACTCACTACAATTTATATCATTCAATTTCAGACCCGCATTAAAGACCCATATTTTAGCAATTAAAAATCGTAATACATGAAtttccccaaatcagtaaaaccTAGTTTCCATTGAAAAAACCAATCAAATTCCAACAGAAATTTTGGGAGAATAATCTAAATAAAAATGGGTTTTCAATTGTTTCTCGTATTGATTTTTCTTTGAATAACTAATTAGTTCATTTGTTCTTCGGAGTTCTTCGAATTTTAGACGGCGAAACTCTTCTATTTATCTTACTAGCACTTAATAAAAAGAAGTCAGCACTGTACGCTAAATTTCAATACTCACCACAAAATTCTCCCTGCAATTATTTCTCAATGTCTGGTTTTTGGATGGGTCTTAATGGCGACATCATAGAGAAGATGAAGTATTGTTTAATGGCATCCTTAGCCGTATACATTACATTTAATGTGGATGTAGTATGATGAAGACACGtgtgtatatatatttgtttACTTAATTAAACTCATGACTCAAGATATATTTGAAATGTGTATATGTCTGCGTGGAGGATAACAGAATCTTTGGATGGAATATATAACGTGGGGAGGTTTaactaattttatttttgtagggaaggtaactcaaattatgatcttggCCAGGGAAGATAACACAAATtacctctaaactttttttttgtctttttgttttgtttttttttacacGAAGGATGAAGACAACTCTGAAACAACATTAGAAGGAAACTGCCCCCCAATCCCTAATTACATGAGTTTCCTTAGCAAGTTTTTGCTAAAGCATCGGCATGTCGATTCTTTAGATTCTTTGTAGTCATTCATAAGAGGAAATTGTGTCTAGTGCATAGCTGATGGTGCTTCATTTAATGCATGAACTAAGTTGTCAGATACGAAGATTACTTTTTTCAGCTGTAACGAAGTAGACTAAGTTACTACTAAGAGCATGGATTGCGCTTCTGCTTCAATTACTGAATCAACATAGACTGTCCAACATATTTCTGATCTAAACTCTCCATTTGCGTTGTACCTGATGATTCCACACCCTGCAGTTTTAAATTTATTAGTCAATGAAGCATCCACGAACACATATTCACAATCAACATtgttatttatgaactctttagtcAATCGGAAATGTAACTGAGCAGATTTTATGCTAACAGAAtgcttttgaagagtctgaaaAATAGAATGAGCTTGTAAAAGAGACTCTGACAGGGTTCTTGCTTTTTGTATAACATCCATAAGATGTTGTTACATGTTTCCAATACTGGACTTACAACGCGCTTTCCAAATTTACCAAACAATTATTTACATATTTTTTCTGATCACTAAGAAACTCAAATGATTGTTTATTATCAAGCCAGCATATCAACCAATCCTACAGACtaagaaaattaacaaaaaatgaaaaaacttgAGGGAAACCACCAAACCAAACTGTTTTTCCAAAATCACTATGGCAAAACAAATTATCCATAGTCTCTTCAGATAtcccacaaaagaaaaaaaaagagcatCCTCTGTGACATTTATTCTGAACAAATATGTTTTCAAAGGTAAAATGTTATGCAAACACTGccacaaaaaaaatttaaagttaGGTAATAAATCCATAATCCACAACCTTAACTGTTGTTTATGTTCCTGAGCACTAGAGATACATTGACCCCTTATCAACTATGAATAAGTGGACTTGGTATTAAATTTACATGTATTTGCCAGTGATCATCAGATTTGATCATTACATGTGCTAGGTAATCTTATTTTCCGAACTTTTTGAATTTTAGCATCATTAAACAGTCATACAATGTAAACTCTTCCCGTTTTTTGGTGTATGATTTATCAACTAAGAAACTTCGGTATAATCGTGCAAGTGATAATCAATTGGTTTTTATAGAAGTTGTTCATATTGATATATCCAATTATCTTGCCAGATACTAACATCCTTTCCATTTCCAACTTCTCAAATATGATATTGTTTTACAACATCTAATCCTTTCCTAATGCCTTTCCGAATCCAACTACTATTATTCTTAGGTTTATAGTACAAAGGAGAATTTTTAGGACAATATTTAGATTTTAAGACCCGAGTACATAGATTATTAGGATTGTTTACTATTCTCCATGCCATTTTGGTGAGAAGAGCCAAACTGAACTTCCTAAATTTTTTAAATCCAAGTCCCCATACCTTTCAGGAAAACATAGACTCATCCAGGATTTGGGATTCAATCCTTTCCTTTTAGGTTGATGTCTCAACCAATATCTCTTATGTATTGTTTCTAGCTGCTTAAGTAACATGTCATTTGATACGTAGCAACTGAATTTTAAAACAAATTGAATTTGGATTACATTACcgaattaattttttttccacCAATTAAATATTATTTGCATCTGAACTACCAATAACTGAAAAAGTTACAGCTTTACACTTATTTAGATTCAAAGCGATACCGAGGTAATTATCCGTAAGTTTCATAGGTTTCATTTGTAACAAAATAGCTATTTTAAATTGCATATGTCTAGAAGTATTTTTACTTAAATCTATGGAGATCATGATTGGATTAATGACTTGACTTGTAGCACGACTAAACCTAAGCAATATATCTTGCACATAATTTAATTCATAACTTTTAGCTTTAATATGTTATTACTGGACCATTTCTAGCCGGCTTAAccccatgatttttttttccagagcTTCAACATTAAGTGAAAGCCTAGACAAAGCATCCATACATATTGTAAACAAATATGAAGATAAGCTATCACCCTGCTAAAGACCCCTAGAAGGGAAAAATTGTTTACAAGGAGAACCAGTTAAAAACAAAGATATAACAGAAgaataattataataataaattatttgacaCCATTTCTCAGAAAATCATAATTGTTTAAGAATTCCATACAAAAAATACCATTCAATAAAATAATACTTTTGATATGTCTATTTTAATAGCAACATCTCATACTTtatcttttctcttcttcattatgTCAAGCAATTCATGCGTTATAACTATGTTATCTTGAATACGTATCCTAGATGGAACAAATGAAGATTGATATGGAGATATTATCTTAGTCATAACGGGTTTTTAGTAATTTAGAAATAATCTTATATATGGAAATAGACAAGACATAAATCACTAGGTGTACGAGGACACCCTACTTACTTTTGGAATTAGATTCTGATAAGTGAAGTTCAAACTGGGATTAAAAGCTTGAAATCTGAAAAACTCTTGTACTAAATGCACAATATCTGTTTCCACGATACCCCAACTAAACTTGTAAAGACCTACCTGAAATCCATCAGGCCCTGAGGCTTACCAAGATGGCATTCGAGAAATCACATGTTTAACTTCTTCCACATTGAGCATTTTCAACAAATTCAAGTTATCTTCCTCAATGATACAAGGAGATTTTAATCAAAGCAATTCAAGAATTCTTACCTAGATTTGAAGAGGTTGAAATATGTTTAAAATGATAATTTAAAAGTTCCTCTATCTCTTACCTAATCTTGCACCACATGCCTAAAGGATTTTCTAAGGAAGCAATATGATTTGTACAATTGAAAAAGATCTGATTCCATAAAGCCATTTTTACCTGGGCTTTTACCTAAGGGTTTACTTTTCCACTACTCAAAATCTCCTACTTTATCATGGCTCTATCGGTGGCTTGGACCAAACAAGTCATATAGTTTTAGGGAgcaaaataatttatttatataGAAATAAAAACAAATGACACCTCCCGAAGAAAAAattggaaaagaaagagaaacctAAAATAATTGCTAAAGCGAAATATATCAACACGCTCACAAAAATTCTTTTCCGGAGCTTTCAAGTAAATTATTTATTTTGCTTTAGCAATTGTGTTCTTGGGACCACAAAAAAAAGGTTGAAAACCAATAAGGGAGAACGAGTATCTTCCATCACCATGTTCTCTAACACCGCCGATGATGAAAATGTTGGATAGtcattttcattatcatatttttacaTGGACTACATACTAAAACTAATTAGTACCAACATCAGCAGCTAAGTTTAACTTCAGGGAGGATATTCATTCCTTGTTTCTTGCTTTATGCGAATAAACCTTACTTTCTTCGAGTGAGTTCCTTTTAAGAGCTAGGAGGAAAAATATTGATAGCATTACTAACGGGACTAGAAGTAATATGAGATCTTTGGTTAAAATCCTATGTTGCTAATTCTTCTATGGCTCGATTAGTTAGGTGCTTAAAGCATTATTTTTTCAACAAATGAAAGTTGATCTCTATTGATATTGACCACGCCAACTCTAATTGTAATTTGCAGCATGGGAGATCGTAATGCCTACCTGAACTTTTAGTGTTAATTATTGTTATTAATCAACTGTTACTGAAATATTTGTCTCATTTTTGTGGGATGTGTCATCAAAAATTACTTCTGTAGGGAGTTCACGTCTTTCCACCTTTCTGTTGACATTCTTTGTATATTTACCAAATTTAATACCTGGGGGTTGATGCTCTTTAGGAACATAAACTAGTTtgttttttggatcaacttcctTGGCAGGAGCCGAAAAGGGTTTTGAGATACTCTTTTCATATTCTCTTAGTCCATCtccgttagagcactgcttggttgaacccgccaagcattGGTTTTTAAAAGTTGGTttccatattttagtatcaaaactcataagtcaattgattagattactagaatcaacttcgttaAGTTATACTAgtaagtctagaaatgttgagacatacaagtattactctgaagacctgaagaatccgaagacgtatcgacataaacgaagacatcatccttccacttgaggttagtaacacatgatttgacttgtttccatttctatattgttgtgttcaagtcgtttagattggaaacataacatgcgaagttatatacatgaaactctagtactagagacttgatcatcttattatgatcaaagtgaaaaagtaggggtctaacaaccatacccaatatttcgtttcggaaatttgtatggactaactccaatatatttccaagagttatatctctatttctcaaatcaatctacaatcgaacagatagaaatttgtgagccggatgataaataacttggatggtaccaaggaccaatatccaagcgtcaataaatttcaatcaacaaccaaatgttggattcaccaattgattgaactacgcacaacctgtgatgtttcaattatataaaatataatgcggaaaagaaataacacagacactgacgaggtgtcaactcgcaaataatatatTCATTACTCTTCTTACACTAACTAATAGTATACGGATAAGCAGGTTCGTCCCAAGGGAGAAttgagctaaagttgtcaattcaatttctgaataaaAATAATGCAAGACAATGGAAAAATGCTAATATGAGAATGATAATGATCAAGGACTATATCTAAGTCACGAAACATGAACcttatcaatatagctatgtttctACAAAGTACCTTGtactaataaccctagaatatttagtacgctcaaataCTCCGCAATAATATCCTaattcaccggacacggaagcgctcgactaccgaattctacttgtcaagtttcctagaagtacgctctctaggatATTCCTAGTGACGAACACAAAAGCTCGATTCATCTATTAGTGTCATTCAATACATATCATTACTTCACAAAATCCCATCGTCAATAACCACATATGACTACTTGTATTCGGaacatctagacaattacgggtcgaagagttTTCGAATTAGCAATCGAATCATCCATAAAccaatttaatttgcaacttaaatgATTCATAAACAATTCACATAAGCAATATTGGCACAATATAGAATGAAAAGTAAAAAGACAAATTGCAAGAAACAGGcagttttaaatatcaattgtgaaTCATGTTCGAACGtcgaaatcgtccctaatcaaaTGTAATTAGCTACAAGTAACCATGGAGTTAATGACAATAATATTATAAAGAAGTAAAGACatcaagcaattaaacaactcgaATTCAAATTAAATTCAGCAAACCAGGTTGCCGGTACTGTGCGTGATGGTTTCAGGGAGATGCCTCCTTGCTTGTTGTGCTGGTACTCCTTCTTTGCTGCGATGTCAGAAACCAAGGCTTGCTGCTAGTGGCATGGCAGTAAACTTCCTCGAACAGCTGGGGATGGTTGTATGGCGACCGGTGATAAGTGCGGTGAGAAGTGGACTGGTGATATGCTGATGGGAGGCGGAGCAATGGCAGCAGCTGAGTTGGTAGTATTGCGAACAGGTGGTGGTGAGATATTTGCGAACAGGTGGTGATGGATGTATGCATTGGATGAAAGAGATGGTTTTGGTGGTGGTATTCTGGTgtagatggagatggagatgcaGATGGTAATGGTAATGGAATGCACTGGTGGAGGGTATGCAGGTGGTATATGAGATGTTGATGAATGGAACTGGTGCAGATGATGGGTGCAACTAGGGTTGTGAGAAGCAGGTAGGGGGGTATGTGATGATGATCTCTCGCTTCAACCTTCCATCCTTTTATTCTTCTCTGAATACCATTCTTGTAAGCCAAGTCTTCCAATCCTGTGTGATTTCTATATTGGCATTCAATCTACTCCGTCCATCGCTGCAAACCAACGGTCACAACTATGCTGTTTTTCCGGCAGCAAATTCTTCCCCACTTCCCTGACTTATCGGCTAAACTCAACCCAAAATATCTTATACAGATTTGTATTAATCGTATCTCAGTTTTATTAAGTCCTAGACACTGCCAACGACCCTTTGACACAGCTCTAGGACTCACAGACGGCAAGAAAAATGGTGCAGTCGACTGCAGCTCTAACTAGTTACTTTCTTGCTTATTTCACGCGGTCAAAACTGGTGCAGGCAACAGAACTTGAATTTATGTACTCAGGTGGCTCAGGCATTTCGTCGAGCATCTGGTATGCGCCCTGCGAAGTGGAGACAGGTAGAGCTCTGTTGGATTTGTAACCTTCCAcagctccttccctgcaaacCCAATTTCATACACAACCCATTCATTCACAGCTTTAAAACATTCATTCAATTGCAAAGACAACTCAATTTTATATCATTCATCACTTAAAATCGATGGCAGTAGCTTGTCTTCTTCACTGCCTTTTCTTGGCAGCAAAATGAGTTCAAAACCAAACCTAACACCCCAAGATCGAGTTCccaatcttcattttcttctacagatttgaaATCCCTGTCCTGAttgttaagatatggtcaagatatgatatatcttgacattattgtgtttgttatttggttgtaactgcatatatattctttctgtatatatcctagatattgttaggtgtatcttttatttgccttatctagttgttaggtgtatcttttatttgccttatctagttgtgtaaacatgtataaatcaggcttttgcctatcaatgaatatacagagaattattctcacaactacattagaatctctatgctcatgttcatcatggcatcagagctaggaaagatctgagaaccagtttccgctgcaatacaatccagagaaaatacaacccagagaaaacatagtaatcatgtcaagagaagattctcaacctaTCACTGTCCGTTTTGATGGAACCAATTACAATCACTGGTCATTCCTCATGAGGAGTTTTCTTAAAGGAAAGAGTATGTGGAAGTATGTCGATGGTATAAAAAAGAAACCTACAACAAGCAGTTCTgttgaaaaagggaaagaaaatgaaacacagAAAAATGATCCAAAAGAAGAATGGGAGATTAACAATCACAGGATTCTCACTTGGATTGGAAACACAGTCATTCCTTCCATAAGCATGCAACTCACAAGTTTTGAGGTagccaaagatgcatgggattttCTTTCGAAAAGGTACACCCAAATCAACTTTGCTCAGAGGTATAAACTCGAACAAGATATTAGATCTATGAAACAATCGCATGATCAGTCTATTTCTGTTTTTCATTCTGAGATGTCTTTAATCTGGAATCAATTAGCACTCATGGAACCAATATGGACCGTAGATTTGGAATTGTGGCAGAAGTATAGAGAGGAAACACGTTTAGTTCAGTTTCTAATGGCTTTGCGTGATGAGTTTGAGTCTGTTAGGGCATCAGTCCTTCATCGTTCACCTCTTCCCACGGTGGAAGTTGCTTTGTCTGAACTTATTacagaagaaaaaaggaaaagaatcACACCGGAGATATCAGGAGTATTTGCTGTGCCCTCACGATCCAGGCCTAACAATTTTCCAAGAAACTCAAATGCTCAAGTGCAACGTGATATGTCTCAAGTATAGTTTCATAACTGCAAGACCTTTGGACACTTGGCAAGGAACTGCAATCTCCCATCGGCCAATACATCACCTGCTGCCACAATACCTGACACACCCACAACACAGTGTGGGTATTGTAAGGAATTTGGTCACTCATCTAGATTCTGCACCTCACCAACCTCAAGAAACATGAGAAGGATCAATGCTAATGGAGGAAACAAATTCAATACACCTACCAGATTTACGGAAACTCCAgtttcatctgcaacagatccataTGCAACATCGACAACCTCATCTGCATTAGTTGTACCTGGTGGTGGTTCAGCACCAAACCTTGTTGATATTCAAGAGATTATTAAACAAGCACTCTCAATTGGTAACAACCCTACAGCTGCATCTGCCTTCTCTATCTCCTCAGGTATTCATTCAACAGAATGGTTTCTCGACTCaggagcatcaaaccatatgacttttaatcaatttttttttgaaagtcttCATCTTGTCATCACCCCTAAGATTCATACTGCTGATGGATCAACAGTAACTGCAAGTCATATAGGCTTGGTCAATAATTCAAATAACTTCTATGTACCAAATGTGCTTCTTGTTCCAAATATTACAATGAATCTTATTTCAGTTGGTCAACTGTGTGATCAAGGTTATAACAcatattgttttctttttggttGTGCTATACAGGATCTCAAAACCGGGAAGCTAGTTGGATAGGGCCGTAGAGTTGGTCGGTTGTATCTCCTTCAATCTCTTGCTCTCTCAGCGGAATCTAAAAGTCATGTCGTAGCTGCTACTCCCACTGCACCTGTGTCAATATCTCCCTTCATGTCTTGTCATTCTAGGTTAGGTCATGCTTCCTTTTCTAGTATTTCATATATGATCAATAAGGGTTTACTAGGAGATACTCGGTTAGATAAAGAACCAAATTGCATCTCTTGTAAACTGGCAAAACAACCAGCTCTTTCTTTTAATCTTAGCACTTCTGTCTTAACTGAACCTTTTTCTCTTATACATTCTGATGTCTGGGGTAAATCTCCAATTATGTCAAAGGGAGGTGCTTTGTATTATGtcagttttattgatgattattcgcgTTATACATGGGTATATCTATTCAGCTCTAGAGCATATtttcttaagttatatgttgatttCTCAACCATGATAAAAACTCAGTTTGGTAAAGTGATCAAAGTTTTTCGTGCTGATCAAGGAGGGGAATCAATCCATtcaaaaaatttcttaaaacccaaggcaccattcttcaactgtcatgtactgaaactccagaacaaaatggagttgcagaacgtaAACACCGTCATATTATAGAGACAGCTAGAACTCAATTAATTTCTGGCTCAGTTCCTTCAAATTTCTGGGGAGAATCAGTCCTTACTGCAGTCTACACCATCAATAGAGTCCCAACAACTGTCATAGGAGGAATGTCACCTTATGAGCGTCTCTATGGTAAGAAACCAAACTATTCTGAGCTTCGAGTCTTTGGTTCAACTTGTTTTGTACTCCTTCCAGAACGTGAAcgtcataaacttggtcaaaaTAATGTCTTGTGTGTCTTACTTGGTTATGGTATTGAACAAAAAGGTTGTTATGATCCAGTTAATAGAAAGCTTCGTGTCTCTCGTCATGTCACATTTTGGAAGAAAGTTCCATTCTGGTCACTTCCAAGCAGCAAATCATCATCTTTTGAGTCTTTCACTTATTCTGATCCATTTCCTAGTGAATCCAATCCTAGCACTTTTCCTATATCTACTCCTGAAAGTCCATCTCCTCTAGTTGTTGATCCACCAAATACGGATGACCAAGACCACTCTACGACTCAACCTAACAGTGCAACTCAAGAACGAGATCCTGATTCTGAAGAAAATTCTTTGCCACCTCGCAATCGAAGACCACCAGCTAAGTATGCAGACTATCACTGTTCCTTGTCTTctattttgtcattttatgaaccaaaaacatacagagaagcTGCAGCAATTCCAGAATGgcaagattcaatggatgatgaaTTGGAAGCACATGCAGAGGCAGGCACATGGGAAATGGTGGACCTTCCTCCTGGAAAATTAGTTGTTGGAAGCAGATGGGTCTATAAAGTTAAGACCAGGTCAGATAGTGAGTTTGAACGATGTAAATCACGAGTTGTTGCAAAAGGTTATACACAAGAGTATGGTGttgactatgaagaaacatttgcaccagtggccagaatggttacagttcgtacattacttgttgttgctgcagcaCGACAATGGGGGCTTCATCAAATGGACGTGAAAAACGCGTTTCTTCATGGTGAGTTACAAGAAGAGGTTTAGATGCAACCTCCTCCTGGTTTGCCTCATCAACCTAATCAAGTATGTAAGCTTCGACGGGCAttatatggactcaaacaagcacctcgtgcttggtttgagaagtttagCAATGCAACTCTCTAGTATGGCTTTACACAAAGCTTCTGTGATTCAGCTATGTTTgtcagatcgtcagaaaaaagaattgtcattcttctcttgtatgttgacgacatggttattactggcagtgatctacaaggtattactgaactcaaatcatatctcagtgattgttttaagatgaaatatcttggatctttaagttactttcttggcattgaagttggcatgtcacccactggttatttcatATCACAAGTCAAATATGCATCTGAGATTCTACAACGTGCATGGCTATCTGACAATAAGGTAACTGAcacacctcttgaattgaatGTAAAATACAGTCTTACAGATGGGAATCTATTGTCTAATCCAACACTGTATCGTCAACTAGTAGGGAATCTAAATTACTTGACCATTACGAGACCAGACATAAGTCATGCAATTCACATAGTCAGTCAGTTTATGTCTGCTCCAAGATCTACTCATTATGCAGTTGTTCTCAGAATTCTAAGATATATCAAGGGGTCTCTTCATCAAGGTCTGTGTTTCTCATCAAAGTCTGATCTCACTCTTCAAGCTTACTCAGATTCCGATTAG encodes:
- the LOC113349742 gene encoding pentatricopeptide repeat-containing protein At3g50420, which translates into the protein MFLYEALIKKCISITSIRKARQLHALLLTSMSMTISLYTPFLRNNLISMYSKCGSLRDSQLVFDGMPQRNIISFNALITAYSGSPNDALFAFRVLSEMRTLGFRPNNSTFTSLLGACYALEDQLVGSKVHCQVIKFGFVEDVRVQTSLLGMYSHCGNLESAAKVFGGMADRDSIAWNSMIFACMKNDKLKEGVQMFCKMVGTGSKPTLFTYSMLLNGCGKLGDHVSGKIIHAQVIVCDLSADVPLENALLDMYCKCGYMETALCLFKYMEKPDMVSWNSMISGYSENGDGNMAVSLFIQLHRISYRKPNEYTLAAVISGTGDLPASYYGKPLHAQVQKLGFESSVFVGSTLIYMYFKNEEARSAQRLFSAMPTKDVITWTEMISGHTRLGDCENAIKFFNKMQEEGHKLDNFSISNVLSSCADMVALRQGEMIHSQVVKAGFEEDMCVCGCLVDMYAKNGDLKAAQLIFSTVSEPDLRCWNSMLGGFSNHGKADEAIKLFNEVLKQGLKPDQVTFVSLLSACSHCGMVEEGNMYWNYMKRNGMKHGFKHYSCMVSLLCRAGLLNEAEVLIKEANFGEKNTTLWRILLSSCIVYRNFKLGVTAADEVLKLNVEDDATLVLLSNLYAAAGRWDRVAEMRRKIRRMMSEKDPGVSWIQISQKIHDFASGDQSHQQADDARNELHRIQENMKKCETSSL